Proteins from a genomic interval of Treponema brennaborense DSM 12168:
- a CDS encoding ribonucleoside-diphosphate reductase subunit alpha yields MEIIKRTGKTETYDGQKIINAITKAFKSTGRDVPQTTLRALLTSVEEKLDRETVKSVEKIQDLVEQALMESLFFAEAKSYILFRQKRSEFRAARKELCALIRVDSGEGETPLEKVFSGIQKSYQDESYSLKTLSAKYVSFSKENMNESERLAALIRAASELVSPEAPKWEFIAGRLLNYSFRHRLRADTERLGLKSFYDKLEYLTEAGMYGSYILKSYTKAEIEEAAAFIVPERDDLFTYSGLDLLLKRYVIRTGKHVPLETPQEMFLGIALHLAMNEPAERMNWVRRFYDMLSRMEVTMATPTLANARKPYHQLSSCFVDTVPDSLNGIYRSIDNFAKVSKFGGGMGMYFGKVRAAGSAIRGFEGAAGGIIRWIRLVNDTAVAVDQLGVRAGAVAVYLDAWHRDLPEFLNIRTNNGDDRMKAHDVFPGVCYPDLFWKMAKENLDQDWYLMCPHEICTVKGYHLEDFWGEEWEKRYADCVHDNRIAKRAVSVKDIVRLVLKSAVETGTPFVFNRDTVNRANPNAHRGMIYCSNLCTEIAQNMSGIESVSTQITVQNGETVVVHTTKPGSFVVCNLASLSLGNLPLEDTAYLQSVVRTAVRALDNVIDLNFYPVPYAEITNRAYRPIGLGVSGWHHALAKRAIKWESDEHLAFADRVFETINRAAVEASSDNAAEKGAYSCFDGSDWQTGAYFAKRGYDSAEWRALAQKVRAQGMRNAYLLAVAPTSSTSIIAGTTPGIDPVMKRWFLEEKKGYMLTRTAPELGPETWWYYKNAHQIDQKWSIRSCGIRQRHIDQAQSMNLYITNEYTMRQVLDLYLLAWECGVKSVYYVRSKSLEVEECESCAS; encoded by the coding sequence ATGGAGATAATCAAGCGAACCGGAAAAACGGAAACGTACGACGGTCAAAAAATTATCAACGCAATCACCAAAGCGTTCAAAAGTACCGGCCGAGACGTTCCGCAAACCACGCTGCGTGCGCTGCTGACGTCAGTAGAAGAAAAACTCGACAGGGAAACGGTAAAATCCGTAGAAAAGATACAGGATCTGGTCGAACAGGCGCTTATGGAATCGCTTTTTTTTGCCGAGGCCAAAAGCTATATTCTGTTCCGGCAAAAACGCTCCGAATTCAGAGCCGCACGAAAAGAACTGTGCGCCCTTATCCGAGTCGATTCGGGTGAAGGTGAAACACCGCTGGAAAAAGTATTTTCGGGTATCCAAAAATCATATCAGGATGAAAGTTATTCGCTGAAAACGCTGAGCGCGAAATACGTTTCGTTTTCCAAAGAAAACATGAACGAAAGCGAACGGCTCGCCGCGCTTATCCGCGCCGCTTCCGAGCTCGTCAGTCCCGAAGCTCCCAAATGGGAATTCATCGCGGGCAGATTGCTCAATTATTCGTTCCGCCACCGGCTGCGCGCCGATACGGAACGGCTCGGGCTGAAATCGTTCTACGATAAACTCGAATATCTGACCGAAGCGGGAATGTACGGTTCGTACATTCTCAAATCTTATACGAAGGCTGAAATAGAAGAAGCGGCAGCGTTCATCGTTCCCGAACGCGACGATCTGTTCACCTATTCGGGACTTGATCTGCTGCTTAAACGGTACGTTATCCGCACCGGAAAACACGTTCCGCTTGAAACGCCGCAGGAAATGTTTTTGGGAATCGCGCTGCATCTCGCCATGAACGAACCGGCTGAGCGAATGAATTGGGTTCGGCGTTTTTACGATATGCTTTCCCGCATGGAAGTAACGATGGCCACGCCTACGCTCGCAAACGCGCGCAAACCGTACCATCAGCTTTCGTCCTGCTTCGTGGACACGGTGCCGGACAGTCTTAACGGCATTTACCGGTCGATAGACAACTTTGCCAAAGTTTCCAAATTCGGCGGCGGCATGGGTATGTATTTCGGCAAAGTACGCGCCGCCGGTTCCGCTATCCGAGGTTTTGAAGGAGCCGCCGGCGGCATTATCCGCTGGATACGGCTGGTAAACGACACGGCGGTGGCGGTCGACCAGTTGGGCGTGCGCGCCGGAGCGGTCGCCGTATACCTCGACGCGTGGCACCGGGATCTGCCCGAGTTTTTGAATATCAGAACGAACAACGGCGACGACCGGATGAAAGCGCACGACGTGTTTCCCGGCGTATGCTATCCCGATTTGTTTTGGAAAATGGCGAAGGAAAATCTCGATCAGGATTGGTACCTGATGTGTCCGCACGAAATATGTACCGTAAAAGGCTATCATCTGGAAGATTTTTGGGGCGAAGAATGGGAAAAACGCTACGCCGACTGCGTTCACGATAACCGGATCGCGAAACGCGCCGTTTCCGTTAAAGACATCGTGCGGCTGGTGCTCAAATCCGCCGTCGAAACGGGAACGCCGTTCGTGTTCAATCGCGACACGGTCAATCGAGCGAATCCGAACGCACATCGGGGGATGATTTACTGTTCCAATCTGTGTACCGAAATCGCCCAAAACATGAGCGGAATCGAATCGGTTTCAACGCAGATCACGGTGCAAAACGGCGAAACGGTCGTCGTGCACACGACCAAACCGGGCAGCTTCGTCGTGTGCAATCTGGCGTCGCTCAGCTTGGGAAACCTTCCGCTTGAAGATACGGCATACCTTCAAAGCGTCGTCCGCACTGCGGTACGCGCGCTCGACAACGTTATAGATCTGAACTTTTATCCCGTTCCGTACGCCGAAATCACGAACCGCGCGTACCGACCGATCGGACTCGGTGTGAGCGGCTGGCATCACGCGCTCGCCAAACGTGCCATAAAATGGGAAAGCGACGAACACCTGGCGTTCGCCGATCGCGTGTTTGAAACGATAAACCGCGCCGCCGTTGAAGCGAGTTCCGACAACGCCGCAGAAAAAGGCGCATACAGCTGTTTCGACGGCTCGGACTGGCAGACCGGCGCGTACTTTGCAAAGCGCGGATACGATTCCGCCGAATGGCGAGCGCTCGCACAGAAAGTACGGGCACAAGGAATGCGGAACGCGTATCTGCTGGCGGTCGCGCCCACCAGTTCCACCAGCATCATCGCGGGAACGACTCCCGGCATCGATCCGGTCATGAAGCGCTGGTTCCTCGAGGAGAAAAAAGGCTATATGCTTACCCGCACCGCTCCGGAATTGGGTCCCGAAACGTGGTGGTATTACAAAAACGCCCATCAGATCGATCAGAAATGGTCGATCCGTTCGTGCGGTATCCGGCAGCGGCACATCGACCAAGCGCAAAGCATGAATTTGTACATTACGAACGAATATACGATGAGACAAGTACTCGACTTGTACCTGCTCGCGTGGGAATGCGGCGTAAAATCGGTATATTACGTGCGCAGCAAATCGCTTGAAGTTGAAGAATGTGAAAGCTGCGCGTCGTAA
- the rfbB gene encoding dTDP-glucose 4,6-dehydratase has product MAKRSLSRILVTGGAGFIGCNFIHYLFGLSASGGSAFSDAGFDGIVVNLDSLTYAGNPESLADVDAAFGSGCTDASRRRYFFEKADICDRAAVEEILKKYDVDTIVHFAAESHVDRSISGPEAFIRTNVTGTFTLLDAARNFWKKDGAQTAAGDKISSGPFRDGVLFHHISTDEVYGSLGETGYFTETTPYDPRSPYSASKASSDHLVMAYFHTYGLPVTLSNCTNNYGPYQFPEKLLPLMILNMTEGKALPVYGDGKNIRDWIYVEDHNRAVFSIMKDGRIGEKYNIGGENEWENIRLLDKLIDLTAQELGPESGKTAAGIRETVTYVKDRPGHDRRYAIDCTKIKTELGWQRKMTFEEGLTATVRWYLGHPEWIDRIRSGEYLKWIERNYGSR; this is encoded by the coding sequence ATGGCAAAACGGTCACTTTCACGGATTCTGGTAACCGGCGGCGCGGGTTTTATCGGCTGCAATTTTATCCATTATTTGTTCGGACTGTCCGCGTCGGGCGGCAGCGCGTTTTCAGACGCGGGGTTCGACGGCATCGTCGTCAACTTGGACAGTCTGACGTACGCGGGAAATCCCGAAAGTCTTGCCGACGTCGACGCGGCGTTCGGTTCCGGCTGCACCGACGCGTCGCGCCGCCGGTATTTTTTTGAAAAGGCTGATATCTGCGACCGCGCCGCAGTCGAGGAGATTCTCAAAAAATACGACGTGGATACGATCGTCCATTTTGCGGCGGAAAGTCACGTAGACCGATCCATTTCCGGTCCCGAAGCGTTCATTCGCACCAACGTAACGGGAACGTTTACCCTCCTCGACGCGGCGCGCAACTTTTGGAAAAAAGACGGCGCGCAAACCGCAGCCGGTGATAAAATTTCGTCCGGTCCGTTCCGCGACGGAGTGCTTTTTCATCACATCAGTACCGACGAAGTATACGGTTCGCTCGGCGAAACCGGTTATTTTACCGAAACGACGCCCTACGATCCGCGCAGCCCGTATTCGGCAAGCAAAGCGTCCAGCGACCACTTGGTGATGGCGTATTTTCACACGTACGGACTGCCCGTTACGCTTTCAAACTGCACGAACAATTACGGCCCGTATCAGTTTCCCGAAAAATTGCTTCCGCTCATGATTTTGAACATGACCGAAGGCAAGGCGCTGCCGGTATACGGCGACGGCAAAAATATCCGCGATTGGATCTACGTTGAAGATCACAACCGGGCCGTTTTCAGTATCATGAAAGACGGCAGAATCGGTGAAAAATACAATATCGGCGGAGAAAACGAATGGGAAAACATCCGGCTGCTCGATAAACTGATCGATTTGACGGCGCAGGAACTCGGTCCGGAAAGCGGCAAAACGGCCGCCGGTATACGGGAAACCGTTACGTACGTCAAAGACCGCCCCGGCCACGACCGCCGGTACGCCATCGACTGTACCAAGATAAAAACGGAACTCGGCTGGCAGCGCAAAATGACGTTTGAAGAGGGGCTCACGGCCACCGTCCGCTGGTATCTGGGGCATCCCGAATGGATCGACCGAATCAGGAGCGGCGAATACCTGAAATGGATTGAACGCAATTACGGTTCCAGATAG
- the rfbD gene encoding dTDP-4-dehydrorhamnose reductase codes for MIWLIGKNGMLGSEIARQLERADLEYVGTDREIDITDQAALDSFANGNHGIDWIINCAAYTAVEKAEEEPELAARLNAEGAGNIARTAKKAGARMIHISTDYVFDGAGKTPYTEIMPISPLGVYGKTKADGEKLVTETLDDAYVFRTAWLYGPRGKNFVYTMVDLMNGRDSITVVADQFGSPTCTMDLARCIITVILRDRQSGVSAAAGRQTISAVPPGIYHCTGEGETTWYDFACEIYRIGKLKGIVTRNCTVKPCTTAEYGAKVARPAYSVLSKSKLKKALGIKLPSWQESLLAFMSSPMFKERPTTK; via the coding sequence ATGATTTGGCTTATCGGAAAAAACGGAATGCTCGGCAGCGAAATCGCACGCCAGCTTGAACGCGCTGATTTGGAATACGTCGGTACGGATCGTGAAATAGACATTACGGATCAAGCGGCGCTCGATTCGTTTGCGAACGGCAATCACGGTATCGACTGGATTATCAACTGCGCCGCGTACACGGCGGTCGAAAAAGCGGAAGAAGAACCTGAACTCGCCGCACGGCTGAACGCGGAGGGAGCCGGAAACATCGCGCGCACGGCGAAAAAGGCCGGCGCACGGATGATCCATATTTCAACCGATTACGTTTTCGACGGCGCGGGAAAAACACCGTACACGGAAATCATGCCGATTTCGCCGCTCGGCGTATACGGCAAAACGAAAGCGGACGGAGAGAAACTCGTTACAGAAACGCTGGACGACGCGTACGTTTTCCGCACCGCGTGGCTGTACGGTCCGCGGGGTAAAAATTTCGTCTATACGATGGTAGACCTCATGAACGGCAGGGATTCGATCACGGTCGTAGCAGACCAGTTCGGCAGTCCCACGTGCACGATGGACCTTGCGCGCTGCATCATTACCGTCATACTGCGCGACCGGCAAAGCGGGGTTTCCGCAGCGGCCGGCCGGCAGACGATATCGGCCGTTCCTCCCGGAATTTATCACTGCACGGGAGAAGGAGAAACGACCTGGTACGATTTTGCGTGTGAAATATACCGTATCGGCAAACTGAAAGGTATCGTAACGCGAAACTGTACGGTAAAACCGTGTACTACGGCGGAATACGGCGCAAAAGTCGCCCGCCCGGCGTATTCGGTACTTTCCAAATCGAAATTGAAAAAAGCACTCGGCATAAAACTGCCTTCGTGGCAGGAAAGTCTGCTTGCGTTTATGAGCAGTCCGATGTTCAAAGAACGTCCCACAACGAAATAA
- the rfbC gene encoding dTDP-4-dehydrorhamnose 3,5-epimerase, producing the protein MAFTFTPCSISGLYEIQPKLFGDSRGYFLETYSEKDFFAAGLTMRFVQDNQSSSSKGVLRGLHFQKRFPQGKLVRALSGEVYDVAVDLRVGSPTFGQYHGVVLSAEKQNQFYIPAGFAHGFFVLSDTAVFAYKCTDFYHPEDEGGIPWNDPAFGIDWRALAPGTEPILSAKDTAHPAFDPAAAYFDENGVWIS; encoded by the coding sequence ATGGCATTTACGTTTACTCCATGCTCCATCAGCGGACTGTACGAAATACAGCCGAAATTATTCGGCGACAGCCGCGGGTACTTTCTTGAAACGTACAGTGAAAAGGATTTTTTTGCCGCGGGACTCACGATGCGGTTCGTGCAGGACAACCAGTCGTCGTCCTCAAAAGGCGTGCTCCGCGGGCTTCATTTTCAGAAACGGTTTCCGCAAGGCAAATTGGTGCGCGCGCTTTCGGGTGAAGTATACGACGTAGCCGTCGACCTGCGCGTCGGTTCGCCCACGTTCGGACAGTATCACGGCGTAGTTCTTTCGGCGGAAAAACAGAATCAGTTTTACATACCGGCGGGTTTTGCTCACGGTTTTTTCGTACTCAGCGATACGGCGGTGTTCGCGTATAAATGTACCGATTTTTATCATCCAGAGGATGAGGGCGGGATTCCGTGGAACGATCCGGCGTTCGGCATCGATTGGAGAGCGCTCGCTCCCGGAACGGAACCGATTTTGTCGGCAAAAGACACGGCGCATCCGGCGTTCGATCCGGCCGCGGCGTATTTTGACGAAAACGGCGTCTGGATATCGTAA
- the rfbA gene encoding glucose-1-phosphate thymidylyltransferase RfbA, translated as MKGIILAGGSGTRLYPITKAVSKQILPLYDKPMIYYPLSVLMLAGIREVLIISTPRDIPVFRELFGSGEQLGMQFSYAVQESPRGLADAFIIGKDFIGNDSVALVLGDNIFYGQTFTRTLKNAADKIGSTGGSVIFGYYVKDPTSYGVVEFDASGAVLGIEEKPSRPKSNYAVPGLYFYDNTVVDIASSVKPSARGEIEITSVNEAYLAQGKLSVELLGRGMAWLDTGTYDGLLEASNFIATIQKRQGLYVSCIEEIAYRNGWITQERLLCSAKEYKTEYGTYLEYVARMH; from the coding sequence ATGAAAGGAATCATTTTAGCAGGCGGGTCGGGGACGCGCCTGTATCCGATTACGAAAGCCGTTTCAAAGCAGATATTACCGCTGTACGACAAGCCGATGATTTACTATCCGCTGTCGGTTCTGATGCTTGCCGGAATCAGGGAAGTGCTCATCATTTCCACGCCGCGCGATATTCCCGTTTTCAGGGAACTCTTCGGATCCGGAGAACAGCTCGGAATGCAGTTTTCATACGCAGTGCAGGAGTCGCCGCGGGGACTGGCCGACGCATTTATCATCGGAAAAGACTTTATCGGGAACGATTCGGTCGCGCTCGTACTCGGAGACAATATATTTTACGGACAGACTTTTACCCGAACGCTCAAAAACGCCGCGGATAAAATCGGCAGTACCGGCGGTTCGGTTATTTTCGGGTATTACGTCAAAGATCCGACTTCGTACGGCGTCGTCGAATTCGATGCGTCGGGCGCGGTACTCGGCATAGAAGAAAAACCTTCCCGGCCGAAATCGAATTACGCGGTTCCCGGCCTGTATTTTTACGACAACACCGTCGTCGATATCGCTTCTTCAGTAAAGCCTTCGGCTCGCGGAGAAATCGAAATAACGTCCGTAAACGAAGCGTATTTAGCACAGGGAAAACTTTCCGTAGAACTGCTCGGCCGCGGTATGGCCTGGCTCGACACGGGAACGTACGACGGACTGCTGGAAGCTTCCAATTTTATCGCGACGATTCAGAAACGGCAGGGATTGTACGTATCCTGCATAGAAGAAATCGCGTACCGCAACGGCTGGATCACGCAGGAACGGCTGCTGTGCTCGGCAAAAGAATACAAAACGGAATACGGGACGTACCTCGAATACGTCGCCCGTATGCACTAG
- a CDS encoding ParB/RepB/Spo0J family partition protein, with protein sequence MAKSALGKGLGALIQESEEENRFSAAAAAAAPAVQLPEGLVMESDGILFADVSKLVPNPHQPRAEFEADALQELADSIREHGIIQPVTVEDAGNGSFYIIAGERRTRAARLAGLTRIPVQLKKYSEERKLEIALIENIQREDLNPIEEASAYYKLMQLGNLSQDELARRVGKNRSTVANALRLLKLPEDMQHALASGLISAGHARAILSVLNPSDQRVLFGRITGSGMSVREAEQYASDLNNGSRAAGAAKKVKDKTQDISPEMVSIEQQFIDALGTKVAIKGSFERGCISIEYFSRDDLDRLYSLIAAR encoded by the coding sequence GTGGCTAAATCTGCATTAGGCAAAGGATTGGGAGCGCTGATTCAGGAGTCGGAGGAAGAAAACCGTTTTTCCGCGGCAGCGGCGGCTGCAGCTCCGGCGGTGCAATTACCCGAAGGGCTCGTTATGGAAAGCGACGGAATATTGTTCGCCGACGTTTCAAAATTGGTTCCCAATCCGCACCAGCCGCGCGCTGAATTTGAAGCGGATGCGCTGCAGGAACTGGCGGATTCCATCCGCGAGCACGGCATTATTCAGCCGGTTACCGTAGAAGACGCGGGCAACGGTTCTTTCTATATAATAGCGGGTGAACGGAGAACCCGCGCCGCGCGCCTTGCCGGACTTACCCGCATACCGGTGCAGCTCAAAAAATATTCGGAAGAACGCAAGCTGGAAATCGCACTCATAGAAAATATCCAGCGTGAAGACCTGAATCCTATTGAAGAGGCGTCTGCTTATTACAAGCTGATGCAGCTGGGAAACCTCAGCCAAGACGAACTCGCGCGGCGCGTCGGCAAAAACCGCTCCACCGTTGCGAACGCGCTGCGGCTGCTCAAATTACCGGAAGACATGCAGCATGCGCTCGCGTCCGGTTTGATTTCCGCAGGCCATGCGCGGGCTATCCTTTCGGTGCTCAATCCTTCCGATCAGCGCGTTCTGTTCGGCCGCATAACCGGCAGCGGCATGTCCGTCCGGGAAGCGGAACAATACGCTTCGGATCTGAACAACGGCAGCCGCGCCGCCGGTGCGGCAAAAAAAGTCAAAGATAAAACGCAGGACATTTCACCCGAAATGGTATCCATAGAACAGCAGTTCATAGACGCGCTCGGTACGAAAGTCGCCATTAAAGGTTCGTTCGAGCGCGGCTGCATTTCCATCGAATACTTTTCACGGGACGACTTGGATCGGCTCTATTCCCTCATCGCCGCCCGGTAA
- a CDS encoding ParA family protein — protein sequence MGKVFVFVNQKGGVGKTTSVINLGAYLAEAGKKVLLVDFDSQGNMTSGVGISKEKPTIYELMAELATPQQVIKRSDVEGMDVIPASIDLSGASIELVGQADREFYLKNALKPLVSQYDYILIDCPPSLGILTLNGLAAADAVLIPMQCEYFALEGITLLLQTVKKVQKSINPALGIGGIFFTMYDSRTRLAQDVVTQVKSYFGDAVFSTIIPRNVRLSEAPSHGLPICKYDPSCTGARSYKNLAEEVIKRG from the coding sequence ATGGGAAAGGTTTTTGTTTTTGTAAACCAGAAAGGCGGAGTCGGCAAAACGACCTCCGTCATTAATTTAGGCGCGTACCTGGCCGAAGCAGGTAAAAAAGTGCTGCTGGTTGATTTCGATTCTCAGGGGAACATGACGTCCGGAGTCGGCATATCAAAAGAGAAGCCGACTATTTACGAACTGATGGCCGAACTGGCGACTCCCCAGCAAGTCATAAAACGTTCCGACGTTGAGGGAATGGACGTAATTCCCGCTTCAATCGACTTGTCGGGAGCTTCAATAGAGCTCGTCGGGCAGGCTGATCGGGAATTCTACCTTAAAAACGCATTAAAACCGCTTGTTTCCCAATACGACTACATACTGATCGACTGTCCGCCGTCGCTGGGTATATTGACGCTGAACGGACTCGCCGCGGCCGACGCGGTGCTCATTCCCATGCAGTGCGAATATTTTGCATTGGAAGGAATTACACTGCTGCTTCAGACCGTGAAAAAAGTGCAGAAAAGCATCAACCCCGCTTTGGGTATCGGCGGCATTTTCTTTACCATGTACGACTCCCGAACCCGGCTTGCGCAGGACGTCGTTACGCAAGTCAAATCGTATTTCGGAGACGCCGTGTTCAGCACGATCATTCCGCGCAACGTACGCCTTTCGGAAGCACCTTCCCACGGATTGCCTATCTGTAAATACGATCCGTCATGCACCGGCGCGCGCAGTTATAAAAATCTTGCAGAAGAGGTAATCAAACGTGGCTAA